The DNA sequence AGATCCTTTGTGATCTCGCGCACTATTACACGTCTTGCttttggagtgatctttgttggtcgaGCACTCCTGGGGAGGGTAGCAATTGTCTTGTATTTCCTCCATTTGTtcacaatctgtctgactgtggatttgtggagtcTAGACTCTTTAGCGATGGTTTTATAACAACAACATGAGCAACAACAACTCTTTTTCTGAGGTCCTCAGAAATCTCATTTGTCCTTGCCATGATACACTTTCTCAAACACATGTTGTGAAGGTCAGACATTGCTAGATCCctgttctttaaataaaacagggCTCACACACTGACACCTGAATGTCATCCCATTGACTGAAAACAGAGCAGGCAGAGCCAAATTCATCTTCAAATTAACTGCTAATCCTAGAGCTTCACATGCTTTTGCCACTCACAAATATGTcattttggataatttttctaactaaataaatgaccaagtataatattttgtcttatttgtttgattgggttagggttagatggcacggcagattgtgtttaccgtcAGTGGTTTCTAGAAGGTAAGGaaggccttgtcccttacgcacagagatttctccaggttctctgaatcttttgatgatgttatgcactgtggATGATGAGATTtacaaagcctttgcaatttgatgttgaggaacattgtttttaaccccttaactgtcactcacagttttgaacacagacattatagtgcactatccaaacttaaatgtttataattcatgaatgaaaacattttgtaacatgattttgatgtaccatttccatggtaatgcaatgtctgattttaaaatgggtttcaaaggatgaattttgagattttaagttttcaactgatatataatttattatgatttctaataagtgatagagaaaaaggcaactaagaaaactttctgtgacaaaggtcagaactcctgttatgatgtagatttttcaggtccactcttgacataattttttaacaaaaaaagtggtaaaatacctatttaggagtcttagacctttcatgattagattaggatttaattgtaaaatagtgaagtaaacgtaggtGTCCCACAGgggggacggtgacagttaaggggttaaaatattccacaatctttcacagattggaaaGCATCtacccatctttacttctgagagactctgcctctctaagacatccctttatagttaatcatgttacagatctgatgtcaattaacttaattagttgctagatgttctcccagctgaatcttttcaaaattttcagctctttgttgcccccgtgccaatttttttgagacctgtagcaggaatcaaatttgaaatgagctcattcagtggataaaagtgtaaaatttctcagtttaaacatttgttctgttctctatgttctattgtgaataaaatattggctcatgtgatttgaaagtcttttagttttcattttattcaaatttttaaaaaaacttcccaacatttccagTATTCGGGTTGTAATAGGGAAGCACGCTTATGGCCAGAATTTCAATGTCTCTGTAGTAGCTGGATATTTTGATGCTCACATGCCCATGATTACACCACCTTGTGCTCACGTATATAGCGGGTCCTCCTCCTCTACGCTTCCCGTAAGCTTTAGTGTCTCTATCCGCCCTGAGTGTGCTGAAGCTGGGTAGCTCCACGTTAGCATCTGGGATGCTAGTCGTGAGCCATGTTTCACAGAACGGCACTCTCTGTAGATCTTGACATTTTTCACCAGTGCAGCCAGATCGTCGATCTTGTTCGGCAGTGAGTTCACATTCCCCTTAATCACAGAAGGTACCGTAGGCTTGTATCACCATTTCTTCCTTAGCTGCTTAACCTTTAGCTTAGCGCCAGCTCTGCAGCCATGATACGGCTTCTTCACCTCGTCACGTAAATCGGGAATCACACCGACATGGGACTTTGTTTTCAGTGCAAGCAGTTGATTTCTTGAATAAATGAGTTTCGGCGTGTGATAATCCATATCCATAGGATAAATGataatcaaaaacacaaaaaatccATATCCATAGGATAaaagataatgataataaataccACTCACGGCGGCGCCGGAAGATGATACTGAAGATAATACACATGTTTTGGTCCTGACATGCCCTCTCCTCCTTTTGGTTGTCTGTTTTCAGTTCTCTTTCAGCTATTTCCCCATTTAATATTCATCCCTCTCCTATCATTGGGCTATTTGGTGTCCTGCCTACTAATTATTCTTTGCCCCCACTATTTTGCTGATTTTATTGCTTTCCTCACATCGCTGGACAGACGACAAATTTTGCTTAACTAGGAAATTTCCTAACCCCCATCACACTCTTAGTGAAAATTTGAAAAACTTGATAATTGACTTTCTTTTCACTGGCCGAGTACACCATTGTCTAAAATTCGGAATCACTTTGTAGCTTACATACAAACTCTGCAAACTCTTAGTTTGTCTGATTAAGCCCTTTTCATTCCAGctataaatttcatttttgtattgATTTGTAGAATTCAGTTTTAAGTACACCTAATACTTTGTTTGTGTCAGTATCTCCTAATTTTCCATTATCTTCTTGTAAAGAGAATGTACTTAATTATTCCCACTATTACTTCCTCTTttatcattgttattttttaaaatgtatttattattttttattatttgttgttttctttcaccctgaatgtattttaagaaatcataaatatcatatatgtatatgatatatatacattgtgtgtgtgtgtgtatatatgtatatattagatGTAGTTCAAACTCTTTCATTTCTAGTTATTTTTTAGCACAACATCCATATGTATTTCACCAAGAATTTAACTCTGAACATCGCtgacatgttttattatttgtatttgaatatgtcTGCACATTTCTGATTTTAGCGTGTGagcgggacttttattttggagggGAGATATGACATCATAAGGCTGTGCCAGGCTCCTGCTCTGTTGTGATTTGTCTGAAGAAAGGTTTGTGTTTTGAGCATTTGAAGTGTTCCAAACTGTTCTGGCAATTTTATGCTTCTAATGAGAACTCttaaatttatgttttattactgAATGCAACATTGTAATGCTTTATATAaccttttttaactttttttttttttttttagcaaagtACATCCACACATGAGTAACATTTAGTTTGGATTTATTTTCCTTCTGTTAATTATTCTCATCTTGTTCAAACTCACAGAAAAACATCCACGTGACACACTATTATAAAGAtggcgtttattaaagaggagagtgcaGACATTAGGATTTCAGAAGTATTCAGCatcaaacatgaagatactgaggaacaaacaggttggtttcTTTCTCGAAGCTGAACTCAGTTATTTGATTCTTATTCACAGTACAGTTATGACAGAAATTAATGGTATTTCTGAAGAATGTCATATGATTTTCCTAATTATGGCTTTTATTTGGCCTGGAGTGTAggctaaagggatagttcacccaaaaatgaaaattaccccataatttactcaccctcaagcggGGCAGGCCCTGGCTAATTTGCTGCCCTAGGCAAGATTTTACCTGGTGCCCCTTGCCTcacattaacattagttaatattagCTAActtgaactaacaatgaacaatacatttctaacagtatttattatttttgttagtgTTAGTTATTGGCAATTaaccttattttaaattgcttccagtgaaactataaaaatgtaggTGCTACCTAAGTcactttataaattaaacacaattaaacatcaataataattgCATCTGCTATTCCTGCACAAAACTGTATTCATTTGAACACTTCTCTAGCATACAGTAGGCTACTGTTTaatcttcaaaataaattagaaaGTCTATTATTtccagtagatggcagcaaTATTCTACTTGCCCATTCTAATGTTATCATCACCATGAATTATACTGAGAAACGTAAATTTTTCAAGTGaattttacattaatttgaCTAATTTAATAAGCCTAGTTATATACAAACATTACTAAATTAgccaattcaaataaaaaatacaataaatccccaaaaactacacaaatatGGTGTAAAACGTGTTGTCGTGTTACACAAAAAAATGACAAGCAAAAATTGAACTGGTTTGATTGGCTTTACTGCAGAGCAATTACTGTAtgcaatgaaatataaatgtcactGTCGTTTGATGGTGGATGTGGTGAATAAGCTGCCAGTGATCAAAATATTGGTCGTGAATATGAGTCAGATGCTGGATGTACTGTGGAAGTGCACTCTGACGATGACAGCGATGGTAATATCATCTGCTCAAATTGAACCCTTCCAAGTTTCAAAAGGTAACGAAATATGCTTTATTCTTCTGGACTTGTTCTTAAAATAtcgagagatttttttttttaattattattatttggctATTGCAGCAGTTAGAGATTCACCCGTGCTGGATATATAGGTACTGGTCTCTAAAAACAAGAATATGTAATCATGATTGGTGAAACATTCATCCATTTAAAGGCTAGTTTATTTATATGATCATCATCATTCATTACATCACATTACCTCTGTCTTTGTAGGCCTAccgtattttttctttttctcttattGTTTTCTTCCCTGGGCACCAGAGGGCTTCTGTCTTTTTGACATAGTGATAATTTATTAGTGAATATCGATCACAATCAGGTAACTGATCAAGTCAAgtagagctttattgtcattccgctacatgcggggcatacagtggaacaaAATGTcatgcctcacaggaccacggtgctacataaatacaggcatacagcaatgaagtaaaacaatataaacctatacacaactatcctactgatagattttgactataaatatactatatatataaaaaaaaatttaccttatacataaactaaaaaatacaaactatacgagtgcttcagataaatactgtacatgtgcgaagagaaacattgtgagtcagcagctggctggggaacagtgcaggatgatttgtagtgcatgagcatgtaaacatacatatattactgagtcttttgtatacacacagcagtgtgtgtgtgaaaagtgactagtgcgcatagaggaggagagtgtgctactacaggtggtttgtacaggcccactcacctgtgtgtagcacacttcgattgcacaaaaaaaagttccataagtttcatgtggtccatgtttcaggaggtagggggtttgtatggggtttcagagaggggcaggtgatttgagttcagggctctcacagcctggggaaaaaagctgttgagcagtctggcagagcgggctctgatgctccggtaccgtcttcctgatggtaggagctggaagagactgtgggaggggtgtgtggagtccttcacgatactgttggctttgctggagcatcgtgtgaggaaaatgtccgggatggaggggagaggggcaccgatgatccttgcagctgtgttcactgtccgctggagggtcttgcggtctgctgcggtacagttcccgtaccagaatttagtgctgctgactctctccacaggcgagctgtcgatggtcagtggggggtgatcaccggagtttctctgaagtccatcacaacctcctttgtctttctcacattgagggacaggttgttagtgccacaccatttcgccagctgtgccacttcctctctgtagtgcgtttcatcattgttgctgatgaggcctaccactgttgtgtcatcagcaaacttgatgatgtggttggagctggacttggcagtgcagtcgtgggtcagcagcgtgaagagcagcgggctgagcacacagccttgtggggcacctttgctcagtgtggtagtgctcgaggtgttgtggctgacacggactgactgaggtcttccggttagaaagtccagaatccaattacagagggagttgttaaggcccagcaggtttagtttgttgatgagctgttgtgggattattgtgttgaatgctgagctgaagtcaatgaacagcattctaacataagagtctttattttctaggtgggtaagagccaggtggagggtggaggagattgcatcgtccgttgagcggttcggacggtatgcaaactggagtggatcgagtgtgttggggaggctggttttgatgttgtgcatgactaacctctcaaagcacttcattatgattggagtcagtgctatgggacggtagtcatttagacaggacacaggtgatttctttgttaccggtatgattgttgtggatttgagacatgtggggacgactgcctggctcagcgaggtgttgaagatatctgttaggatatctgtcagctgttcagcacagtctttcagtacatggccaggtatgttgtcgggacccgcagccttgcgtgggttgatcctagatagggtcttccttacgtcggctggagacagacagagcgcctggtcgttgggaggtgtgggcagtttttgtgcaggtgtgtcattctgcatttctttatctgggagggatgtgatGTATGTGGAAGTGTGTCTGCACGGGAGAAGTTTGATCATGCGTCGAACCGAGGAGAGCAATAAAATAGTTGTTTTGTGGGACAAtcactttttttgtaatattttagagTATTGAAGTAATAttggtaataaaaaaataaatattaaaaaaaaaaaaaaaaaacctacactCATTTTGTCGCCCCCAGGGATCGGCGGCACCCCTAGCATTGGCCTATTCCTCCTATGCCACGGGCCGGCCCTGCCCTCAAGctatcctaggtgtatatgactttcttctttcagacgaacacagagttatttaaaaaaatatatatatcctgGCTGTTCCAGTGAATAGGGGGTGAGATTTTGACGGTCATTCGCGTTTGACTTACGTTAACTTCCGTGATGTAGTGCACACTCCTATGATATGCTACGCGACACTACGCATTCTAAACACATGAGCTGCGCAGCACATCATAGGAGTGTGCACTACATCACGGAATTTAACGCAAGTCAAATGCGTATACGCATGGCTCAAGAAGCAAGCTGTTTTgctttataaagttttaaataaggatatttgtcttacacaaatgcattgATTCACTTCataaggcctttattaacctcTTGGAGCTGTGTGAAGTACGTTTTAAGATCGCTGGATGATTTTTGAGTTTCAAAATCTCATCTCCCATTCACTACAATTAGAAGGCTTGGAAGCAGggtatttctttttaataattctGATTGTGTTcgtctgaaaaaagaaagtccTATACACCAGGAtggtttgagggtgagtaaatcatggggtaattttcatttttgggtgaactaaattTTTTACTTGTATTTGTCTCTATTCACCTTAGACCTGAAGATGCTGAAAGAGGAGAGTCAagaactgaatgaaaatgaagaGAAGTACCTGGTTGAGGAAAATCCTGATTTCATAAcggaagaaaaatattttagctGCTCGCAGACTCAAAAGACTTCCACACGAAAAATAGCTCAGAAGACTAGAGGTTTCTCCTGCCAACACTGTGGCAAAAGTTTTACTCAAAATGAAACCCTTATAAgacacatgagaattcacaccgAAGAGAAACCTTTCACCTGCAAACACTGTGGAAAGATTTTTACTCATAAAGGAAACCTTAAAAAGCACATacgaattcacactggagagaagccttatgcatgcactcagtgtggaaagagtttcactgAAAAAGGAAGTCTTAAAatccacatgagaattcacactgcaGAGAAGCCATACAcatgccaacagtgtggaaagaatttcacacaaaatgaaaggcttaaagtccacatgagaattcacactggagagaagcctttcacctgccaaGAGTGTGGAAAAGGTTTCAGACAAAACGAAAGGCTTAAAGTCCATGtaagaattcacactggagagaagcctttcacctgcAAACAGTGTGGCAAGAGCTTCACTGAAAAAGGAAACCTTGAAggccacatgagaattcactcCAGTGAGAAGATATttacctgccaacagtgtggaacgAGTTTCACTGAAAAAGGAAACCTTAAAAAACACATGAccgttcacactggagagaagcctttcacctgccaacagtgtggaaagagttttacgcAAAAAGGACATCTTAAAAGCCACATGAtaattcatactggagagaagccttatacatgccctcagtgtggaaagagcttcGCTGAGAAAAGAAACGTAAAACTCCACATGAgcgttcacactggagagaagcctttcacttgccaacagtgtgggaagagtttcacacaaaaaggacatcttaaagtccacatgagaAGTCACACGGGAGAGAAAGCTTTTACTTGCCAACAGTGTGCAAAGAGCTTCTCTCAAAGGGGACATcttaaagtccacatgagagttcacactggagagaaagcTTTTActtgccaacagtgtggaaagagcttctCTCAAAGAGCACATcttaaagtccacatgagagttcacactggagagaagcctttcacctgccaacagtgtggaaagagcttcacaACAGAAATAAACCTCAGGTATCACAGGCGAATTCACACAGGAGAGAAGCCGTTTacttgtgatcagtgtggaaagagtttcaaacATAAAAGATCCCTTAACAGTCACTTGAGTTCACCCAAGAAGTGTGGAAAAAGTGTCAGCCTAAACCAGGGGTCAGCAATCTTTATGTCATGAAGTgccatttttaagttttatagtTGATCCCTTTGCCACAACCCATAtaccatatattttaaatatttgttcagttTGCACATCGACTCCTCTGTGGCGGGTCAGATCTGTAGTGATGCGTATTGGAGTAGTGCTGTCACATCCGGTTACCACAAGGCGTTATAACACACTctgacatgtttatttttttagcattttgagAGGAGaaaagtttacatacagtatgtgactTCAACAACCAGGTGCATTTTGTCCAGTTTCATCTGGAGTGTGGAAAAATGCTCTCTCTTTCTGAGGGCATTTACCCCTGGTCTTTTTTTTTGCGATTGGATACCTATGCGATCAGAGAAAACACATGAATTGACC is a window from the Onychostoma macrolepis isolate SWU-2019 chromosome 03, ASM1243209v1, whole genome shotgun sequence genome containing:
- the LOC131536473 gene encoding gastrula zinc finger protein XlCGF57.1-like isoform X4 — protein: MAFIKEESADIRISEVFSIKHEDTEEQTDLKMLKEESQELNENEEKYLVEENPDFITEEKYFSCSQTQKTSTRKIAQKTRGFSCQHCGKSFTQNETLIRHMRIHTEEKPFTCKHCGKIFTHKGNLKKHIRIHTGEKPYACTQCGKSFTEKGSLKIHMRIHTAEKPYTCQQCGKNFTQNERLKVHMRIHTGEKPFTCQECGKGFRQNERLKVHVRIHTGEKPFTCKQCGKSFTEKGNLEGHMRIHSSEKIFTCQQCGTSFTEKGNLKKHMTVHTGEKPFTCQQCGKSFTQKGHLKSHMIIHTGEKPYTCPQCGKSFAEKRNVKLHMSVHTGEKPFTCQQCGKSFTQKGHLKVHMRSHTGEKAFTCQQCAKSFSQRGHLKVHMRVHTGEKAFTCQQCGKSFSQRAHLKVHMRVHTGEKPFTCQQCGKSFTTEINLRYHRRIHTGEKPFTCDQCGKSFKHKRSLNSHLSSPKKCGKSVSLNQGSAIFMS